One Bufo gargarizans isolate SCDJY-AF-19 chromosome 4, ASM1485885v1, whole genome shotgun sequence DNA window includes the following coding sequences:
- the LOC122934909 gene encoding 39S ribosomal protein L19, mitochondrial-like, which yields MLSVRQSHGTNMALCGRSLLLVRYRAGILTPARLLSDGEPTAFKPPVKPLIIDKRASQESQKRFLSPEFIPPRSRKNPLTYYVERQEMIERRKVLNIPEFYVGSILAVTVAERHANGKSSRFVGICIHRSGRGLGATFLLRNIIDGQGVEIRYELYNPLIQDIQVLKLEKRVDDKLFYLRDALPEYSTFDVNMKPIISHNSEVPLNQMQVKMRPRPWSKRWEQEKHNIKGINFDYYLLEKHKERAKKSARPWDKFDMLKEYDTSKIEKAILEEISQKLSQPDGRTS from the exons atgctctCTGTTAGACAGTCGCATGGGACAAACATGGCGCTGTGCGGGAGGTCATTGCTTCTCGTCCGGTACCGGGCAG GAATTTTGACCCCTGCCAGACTCCTTAGCGATGGCGAGCCTACAGCTTTCAAGCCGCCTGTTAAACCATTAATTATAGATAAGAGAGCGTCACAGGAATCCCAGAAAAG GTTTCTGAGCCCAGAATTCATACCCCCTCGAAGCAGGAAAAACCCTCTGACGTACTATGTGGAAAGACAAGAGATGATCGAGAGGAGAAAAGTCCTGAACATTCCCGAGTTCTACGTAG GCAGCATTCTTGCCGTTACGGTGGCAGAACGTCATGCAAACGGAAAGAGCAGCAGATTTGTAGGAATCTGCATACACAGATCTGGGCGCGGCCTGGGAGCCACCTTTTTGCTGCGAAATATTATTGACGGACAAG GAGTAGAAATAAGGTACGAGTTGTACAACCCTCTCATCCAAGACATCCAAGTCTTGAAGCTGGAAAAGAGAGTGgatgacaagttattctacctgcGGGACGCCCTCCCCGAATACAGCACTTTCGATGTTAATATGAAGCCAATCATTTCCCACAACTCAGAAGTTCCATTGAACCAG ATGCAAGTGAAGATGAGGCCACGACCTTGGTCCAAACGTTGGGAACAGGAAAAACACAACATTAAAGGGATCAACTTCGATTACTATCTTCTGGAGAAGCACAAGGAGAGAGCCAAGAAGTCGGCCAGGCCGTGGGACAAGTTTGACATGTTGAAGGAATACGACACCAGCAAAATAGAAAAGGCGATATTAGAGGAAATCAGCCAAAAACTATCACAGCCTGATGGCAGAACCAGCTGA